From a region of the Streptacidiphilus albus JL83 genome:
- a CDS encoding lantibiotic dehydratase — protein MTDHATTFGVRVAGLPATVLDQLVDHRLRQALLTMAGTAAELTADAAALSDRCHGVIGALTDARAKPKLVALRRTVHQWRDPARLLAEPLAAEALGAELAGDIAEFGRAVGRYRADRARLPTLLAEADRSVEARLRAIGADPRFDQGLAFASPTLHEVLRRNPGRQELIRLAVYVARAAAKTSPFSTFTASGLGRFVPDGPALRWTATAQPRSIVELDLSALGPPAARLAGVRVRVNPSAHPVGDTVRFLGPAPAEELLTLPLTPPLRHCLRAAAGRPTLAELTAGFPAPPERAAGYLRSLVAGGLLLVRPDFDEHGVDPLGQLADRIPELDPVRKELRRYRSADGTDRVALGPALGEQLSALGITGKLRDVVTEQSVIPGVVVEAGRPAWRELLEELAVGCRLLAVFDSTLPFKLAIAAFLRERFGTGTPVPFDRFYTELLRDGHEAVRLHPAAVAFDMTGPGETLAASPVPEVRRLVGLIADVRRALPDRQRIEQVLDGLPAWVRPVGSVAVYAQYDGGNLIVNAVNSGFGRTRSQVRRLLSHLSDDPLPVDVVRPGAPTYAEFTQTLATSLNQRELALPDRLDYPPAARLTVGLGDDGLPVLLDGGSVVRPVHGGLSYERQFPPVMALLIEAFGDNPILLRPDQPLQHDPGAGRGEGRVLHAPRLSIGHVALRRATWVAQPGTLPRRAAGQSDADFLLTVTIWLAEHGIPPRFFVSVLRMRAISVGSAAGDRTRKPMYVDIGSPPLVLAFERLARDPDSAAVIYEVAPEPEAAIVDHRGAPRVTEYVIELNCRGGEEK, from the coding sequence ATGACCGACCACGCCACCACCTTCGGGGTACGGGTCGCGGGTCTGCCCGCGACCGTGCTCGACCAGCTCGTGGACCACCGGCTGCGGCAGGCGCTGCTCACCATGGCCGGAACGGCGGCCGAGCTGACGGCGGACGCCGCCGCCCTGTCCGACCGCTGCCACGGGGTGATCGGCGCCCTGACCGACGCCAGGGCGAAGCCGAAGCTGGTCGCACTGCGGCGGACCGTGCACCAGTGGCGCGATCCGGCACGGCTGCTCGCCGAGCCGCTGGCCGCCGAGGCGCTCGGCGCCGAACTGGCGGGCGACATCGCCGAGTTCGGCCGGGCGGTGGGCCGGTACCGCGCCGACCGCGCGCGGTTGCCGACCCTGCTGGCCGAAGCGGACCGGTCCGTCGAAGCCCGGCTGCGCGCGATCGGCGCCGACCCCCGGTTCGACCAGGGCCTGGCCTTCGCCAGCCCCACCCTGCACGAGGTGCTCCGGCGCAACCCCGGGCGGCAGGAGCTGATCCGGCTGGCCGTCTACGTCGCGCGGGCCGCGGCCAAGACCAGTCCGTTCAGCACGTTCACCGCCAGCGGCCTCGGCAGGTTCGTCCCGGACGGGCCGGCGCTGCGCTGGACCGCCACCGCGCAGCCGCGCTCGATCGTCGAACTCGACCTGTCGGCCCTCGGCCCGCCGGCCGCGAGGCTGGCCGGGGTGCGGGTCCGGGTCAATCCGAGTGCGCATCCGGTGGGCGACACCGTCCGGTTCCTCGGACCGGCGCCGGCCGAGGAACTGCTCACCCTGCCGCTGACCCCGCCGCTGCGGCACTGCCTGCGCGCCGCCGCCGGTCGGCCCACGCTGGCCGAGCTGACGGCCGGTTTCCCCGCGCCGCCGGAACGGGCGGCCGGATACCTGCGCTCGCTCGTGGCCGGCGGCCTGCTGCTGGTCCGGCCGGACTTCGACGAGCACGGCGTCGACCCGCTGGGGCAGTTGGCGGACCGGATACCCGAACTGGACCCGGTCCGGAAGGAACTGCGCCGGTACCGGAGCGCGGACGGGACCGACCGGGTCGCGCTCGGCCCGGCGCTGGGCGAGCAGCTGTCGGCCCTCGGCATCACCGGCAAGCTGCGCGACGTGGTGACCGAGCAGTCGGTCATCCCCGGGGTCGTGGTCGAAGCCGGCCGGCCGGCCTGGCGGGAGCTGCTGGAGGAGCTGGCGGTCGGCTGTCGGCTGCTCGCGGTCTTCGACAGCACGCTGCCGTTCAAACTGGCGATCGCCGCGTTCCTCCGGGAACGCTTCGGCACCGGGACACCGGTGCCGTTCGACCGGTTCTACACCGAGCTCCTGCGTGACGGCCACGAGGCGGTGCGACTGCATCCGGCCGCGGTCGCCTTCGACATGACCGGCCCCGGCGAGACCCTGGCGGCCAGCCCGGTCCCGGAAGTGCGCCGACTGGTGGGCCTGATCGCCGACGTCCGGCGGGCACTGCCCGACCGGCAGCGGATCGAGCAGGTGCTCGACGGCCTGCCGGCCTGGGTGCGACCGGTCGGTTCGGTCGCCGTGTACGCCCAGTACGACGGTGGCAATCTGATCGTCAACGCGGTGAACTCCGGATTCGGCCGGACCCGGTCCCAGGTGCGCCGGCTGCTGAGCCACCTCTCGGACGACCCGCTCCCGGTCGACGTGGTCCGCCCCGGCGCGCCGACGTACGCCGAGTTCACCCAGACCCTTGCCACCTCGCTCAACCAGCGCGAGCTCGCCCTGCCGGACCGGCTCGACTACCCGCCGGCGGCCCGACTGACGGTCGGCCTGGGCGACGACGGGCTACCGGTCCTCCTCGACGGCGGATCGGTGGTCCGTCCGGTCCACGGGGGACTCTCCTACGAGCGGCAGTTCCCGCCGGTGATGGCGCTGTTGATCGAGGCCTTCGGCGACAATCCCATCCTGTTGCGGCCCGACCAGCCGCTGCAGCACGACCCGGGCGCCGGCCGGGGGGAGGGCCGGGTGCTGCACGCGCCGCGGCTGAGCATCGGGCACGTGGCGCTGCGGCGGGCCACCTGGGTGGCCCAGCCGGGGACGCTGCCGCGCCGTGCAGCGGGTCAGTCCGACGCGGACTTCCTGCTCACCGTGACCATCTGGCTGGCCGAGCACGGCATCCCGCCCCGGTTCTTCGTGTCCGTGCTGCGGATGCGCGCCATCTCGGTGGGTTCGGCCGCGGGCGACCGCACCCGGAAGCCGATGTACGTCGACATCGGATCACCGCCACTGGTCCTCGCCTTCGAGCGGCTGGCCAGGGACCCGGACAGCGCGGCGGTGATCTACGAGGTCGCGCCGGAACCGGAGGCCGCGATCGTCGACCACCGGGGCGCGCCCAGAGTGACCGAGTACGTCATCGAACTCAACTGCCGAGGAGGCGAGGAGAAGTGA
- a CDS encoding thiopeptide maturation pyridine synthase, whose amino-acid sequence MTEHLWRSVNVHHHDSDRTDLLLDAVRPFITAVAPAVSRVYFQPHWRRGPHVRIPIQASAETFDTVVAPAVAEVLEGYLRAHPSSVVLDEQAALAQHVRLAEQERERGPLTPWAANNTVGTEPYDRRQDVLGGPAAADLLADYYVDTNDTVFDILDWVRGGGSKMALAVDMFIGVANRFLPPVTYGYLSYRGHADSFLAKMPDGLRERFDRVYEASAERFRQRVVEITGAADYHDVLLFSALPDILLRYRNQANELIVTGELALDADANGDPEEWGSTWSAWSERSPFHRALGGHRGAADQLGGWNTFQQYRVVLNWLYLNMYRLGIGELERNLICHVVSRAVEDVHGVTAMERIQDLIGFVDSGGRL is encoded by the coding sequence GTGACCGAACACCTGTGGCGCAGCGTGAACGTCCACCACCACGACAGCGACCGGACCGACCTGCTGCTGGACGCGGTGCGCCCGTTCATCACGGCAGTGGCCCCTGCGGTGTCCAGGGTGTACTTCCAGCCGCACTGGCGGCGCGGGCCGCACGTCCGGATCCCGATCCAGGCGAGTGCCGAGACCTTCGACACCGTCGTCGCACCGGCCGTCGCCGAGGTGCTGGAGGGGTACCTGCGGGCGCACCCGTCCAGCGTGGTCCTGGACGAGCAGGCAGCGCTCGCCCAGCACGTCCGGCTCGCCGAGCAGGAGCGCGAGCGCGGGCCGCTGACGCCCTGGGCGGCCAACAACACCGTCGGGACCGAGCCCTACGACCGGCGCCAGGACGTCCTCGGCGGGCCGGCCGCGGCCGACCTGCTCGCCGACTACTACGTCGACACCAACGACACGGTGTTCGACATCCTCGACTGGGTCCGGGGCGGCGGTTCGAAGATGGCGCTCGCCGTCGACATGTTCATCGGGGTGGCGAACCGGTTCCTCCCACCGGTGACCTACGGCTACCTGTCCTACCGCGGACACGCCGACTCCTTCCTGGCGAAGATGCCCGACGGCCTGCGCGAGCGCTTCGACCGGGTCTACGAGGCCAGTGCGGAGCGCTTCCGGCAGCGGGTCGTCGAGATCACCGGGGCGGCCGACTACCACGACGTCCTGCTGTTCAGCGCCCTGCCCGACATCCTGCTCCGCTACCGCAACCAGGCCAACGAGCTGATCGTGACCGGTGAGCTGGCGCTCGACGCCGACGCCAACGGCGACCCGGAGGAGTGGGGCTCGACCTGGAGCGCCTGGTCGGAGCGCAGCCCGTTCCACCGGGCACTGGGGGGCCACCGGGGAGCGGCCGACCAGCTCGGCGGCTGGAACACCTTCCAGCAGTACCGGGTGGTACTGAACTGGCTCTACCTCAACATGTACCGGCTGGGCATCGGCGAGCTGGAGCGCAACCTGATCTGCCACGTGGTCTCCCGGGCCGTCGAGGACGTCCACGGGGTGACCGCGATGGAGCGGATCCAGGACCTGATCGGATTCGTCGACAGCGGCGGTCGCCTGTAA
- a CDS encoding ABC transporter ATP-binding protein — translation MSHAVTVSGLVKRYHPHAPAAVDDLSFTVDRGEVFGLLGPNGAGKSTTVGVLTTRILPTSGRCLVLGTDVVAQPARAKRLLAVVPQRQNLDRSLDVRQNLLFHARYHGIGREERLGRADELLGLMGLSDQAGQRVERLSGGQAQRVVIARALMHAPEVLFLDEPSTGLDPQSRLFLHERIRELRDRGVTVVLTTHDMDEAESLSDRIGIVDHGRLLALDTPAALTGALPGGTVITARVSGEQVPADTIVAALTELPGAGAAEHEASPREAGTGFGHCFRVRTEKDPSVLLPEVLRIIVDQGAELVDLSIARPSLQDVFISLTGRELR, via the coding sequence ATGAGTCACGCCGTCACCGTCAGCGGACTTGTCAAGCGCTACCACCCGCACGCCCCGGCAGCCGTGGACGACCTGAGCTTCACCGTCGACCGGGGCGAGGTCTTCGGCCTGCTCGGCCCGAACGGGGCGGGGAAGTCCACCACGGTCGGCGTGCTGACCACCCGGATCCTGCCGACCTCGGGCCGGTGCCTGGTCCTCGGCACCGACGTGGTGGCCCAACCGGCCAGGGCCAAAAGGCTGCTGGCGGTCGTGCCGCAGCGGCAGAACCTGGACCGCTCCCTCGACGTGCGGCAGAACCTGCTCTTCCACGCGCGCTACCACGGCATCGGCCGGGAGGAGCGACTCGGCCGCGCCGACGAGCTGCTCGGCCTGATGGGGCTCAGCGACCAGGCCGGCCAGCGCGTCGAGCGGCTCTCCGGCGGCCAGGCGCAGCGGGTCGTCATCGCCCGGGCGCTGATGCACGCACCCGAGGTGCTGTTCCTGGACGAGCCCTCGACCGGTCTGGACCCCCAGTCGCGGCTGTTCCTGCACGAGCGGATCCGCGAACTGCGCGACCGCGGCGTCACCGTCGTGCTCACCACCCACGACATGGACGAGGCCGAGAGCCTGTCCGACCGCATCGGCATCGTCGACCACGGCAGGCTCCTGGCGCTGGACACACCGGCCGCGCTGACCGGGGCACTCCCCGGAGGCACCGTCATCACCGCACGGGTGAGCGGTGAGCAGGTGCCGGCCGACACGATCGTCGCCGCGCTGACCGAGCTGCCCGGAGCGGGCGCCGCCGAGCACGAGGCCTCGCCGCGCGAAGCCGGGACCGGCTTCGGCCACTGCTTCCGGGTGCGCACCGAGAAGGATCCGTCGGTGCTGCTGCCGGAGGTGCTGCGGATCATCGTGGACCAGGGGGCCGAGCTGGTCGACCTGTCGATCGCCCGGCCCAGTCTCCAGGACGTGTTCATCAGCCTGACCGGAAGGGAACTGCGGTGA
- a CDS encoding ABC transporter permease yields the protein MTTLTESAGPASSPDTGTADPTAQHHVGPVARTFLAVLWRDVYTTTRRPTAFLVQVIVQPLLLFFVFGKVLGTAGYTRSDFGATLLPGVMALNALLVSLQNTAMPLIMDFSWSGEIEDRLLAPLPGSLVAVAKMVFGTLCGLFAGLVMAPIGFLVLGTSGWPLSAWPGAVLILLLGSATGAGIGLMLGTVVSPERIGVTFSLVLAPLTFTGSVQYPWSSLSHFRWFQAVSAINPLTYVSEGLRAVALPGLASSIPLWTDTLVLLFAMTVTGAIGIRGFMSRALG from the coding sequence GTGACCACCCTGACCGAATCGGCCGGCCCGGCTTCGAGCCCCGACACCGGCACCGCCGACCCGACGGCGCAGCACCACGTCGGTCCGGTGGCGCGGACCTTCCTGGCGGTGCTGTGGCGCGACGTGTACACCACCACCCGGCGGCCGACCGCGTTCCTGGTGCAGGTGATCGTCCAACCGCTGCTGCTGTTCTTCGTCTTCGGCAAGGTGCTCGGCACGGCCGGCTACACCAGGAGCGACTTCGGCGCGACGCTGCTGCCGGGCGTGATGGCGCTGAACGCGCTGCTGGTCTCGCTGCAGAACACCGCGATGCCGCTGATCATGGACTTCTCCTGGTCCGGCGAGATCGAGGACAGGCTGCTCGCACCGCTGCCCGGGTCCCTGGTCGCGGTGGCCAAGATGGTGTTCGGCACCCTGTGCGGCCTGTTCGCCGGGCTGGTCATGGCACCGATCGGGTTCCTGGTGCTCGGCACCTCCGGCTGGCCGCTGTCGGCCTGGCCGGGCGCGGTGCTGATCCTGCTGCTCGGCTCGGCGACCGGCGCCGGTATCGGCCTGATGCTGGGCACGGTCGTGTCCCCGGAGCGCATCGGCGTCACCTTCTCGCTGGTCCTCGCCCCGTTGACGTTCACCGGATCCGTCCAGTACCCGTGGTCGTCCCTCAGCCACTTCAGATGGTTCCAGGCGGTCTCCGCGATCAACCCGCTGACCTATGTCAGCGAGGGGCTGCGGGCGGTGGCCCTGCCCGGGCTCGCGTCGTCGATCCCGCTGTGGACGGACACGCTGGTGCTGCTGTTCGCCATGACCGTCACCGGCGCGATCGGCATCAGGGGGTTCATGTCGCGCGCGCTCGGTTGA
- a CDS encoding response regulator transcription factor translates to MRVVLAEDQGMVLGAFASLLDLQPDITVVATATNGDKALAAVLEHRPDVLVTDIEMPGRTGLDLAAELHRAGDPTRVLIVTTFARSGYLRRAVDAGVAGYVLKDSPIGELAAALRRVHAGERVVAPELAVAAWDAADPLTDRERELLRAVADGATNAEIAVRLFLAEGTVRNYLSSAMAKLGARNRVEAARTAEARGWL, encoded by the coding sequence ATCCGGGTGGTGCTGGCCGAGGACCAGGGCATGGTGCTGGGCGCGTTCGCCTCCCTGCTGGACCTGCAGCCGGACATCACGGTGGTGGCGACCGCGACCAATGGCGACAAGGCCCTGGCCGCGGTGCTGGAGCACCGGCCGGACGTGCTGGTGACCGACATCGAGATGCCGGGCCGCACCGGACTCGACCTGGCCGCGGAGCTGCACCGGGCGGGCGACCCCACCCGGGTGCTGATCGTGACCACGTTCGCGCGCAGCGGCTACCTGCGGCGCGCGGTCGACGCCGGGGTGGCCGGCTACGTGCTGAAGGACTCGCCGATCGGCGAGCTGGCGGCCGCCCTGCGCCGGGTGCACGCGGGCGAGCGGGTGGTCGCGCCGGAGCTGGCGGTGGCCGCGTGGGACGCGGCCGATCCGCTGACCGACCGGGAGCGCGAACTGCTGCGCGCGGTCGCGGACGGGGCGACCAATGCCGAGATCGCGGTGCGGCTCTTCCTGGCCGAGGGCACCGTGCGCAACTACCTGTCCAGCGCCATGGCCAAGCTGGGGGCCCGGAACCGGGTCGAGGCGGCCAGGACCGCGGAGGCCCGCGGCTGGCTGTAG
- a CDS encoding sensor histidine kinase: MSTVDAAGSGSVAERLRTWDWLYLGYLLFVLAQPYFSPDPAWWEWPLATVVCASTVVLYAVALLRGRSARLVWSSIVPMVVIGALATPFNADASVLFVYAAAAAGKALPWHVARRWFAGLTVLDLATALVSRVPIPYRLLGFGSALVLIWVVGLLEIRQHDRRRELENQRLRSSQVGLMATIAERERIARDLHDLLGHSLTAVVMRAQLTRELVLADPQRACAEAEEIERNAREALSAVRSTVTGWRQTNIRAELEAARRALAGTGVALRVDYDGGLILLAATEHELGLALREAVTNVARHANASTCHIGLDADEGRVRLVIADDGIGGSAPEGTGLTGLRERITGLGGAVQRTGSPGTTLTITVPVEVAG, from the coding sequence ATGAGCACCGTCGACGCCGCTGGTTCCGGGTCCGTGGCCGAGCGGCTGCGGACCTGGGACTGGCTCTACCTCGGCTACCTGCTGTTCGTCCTGGCGCAGCCGTACTTCTCCCCGGATCCCGCATGGTGGGAGTGGCCGCTGGCGACCGTGGTCTGCGCGTCCACGGTCGTGCTCTACGCCGTGGCGCTGCTGCGGGGCCGTTCCGCGCGGCTGGTGTGGTCCTCGATCGTGCCGATGGTCGTGATCGGCGCGCTCGCCACGCCGTTCAACGCCGACGCAAGCGTGCTGTTCGTCTACGCGGCGGCCGCGGCCGGCAAGGCCCTGCCGTGGCACGTCGCACGGCGGTGGTTCGCCGGCCTGACCGTGCTGGACCTCGCCACGGCGCTGGTGTCGCGGGTGCCGATCCCCTACCGGCTGCTGGGCTTCGGGTCGGCGCTGGTGCTGATCTGGGTGGTCGGTCTGCTCGAAATCAGGCAGCACGACCGGCGGCGGGAGCTGGAGAACCAGCGGCTGCGCAGCTCGCAGGTCGGGCTGATGGCGACCATCGCGGAACGCGAGCGGATCGCGCGCGACCTGCACGACCTGCTCGGGCATTCGCTGACGGCGGTGGTGATGCGCGCCCAGCTGACCAGGGAGCTGGTGCTGGCCGACCCGCAGCGGGCCTGCGCCGAGGCCGAGGAGATCGAGCGGAACGCGCGGGAGGCGCTGAGCGCGGTGCGCAGCACGGTCACCGGCTGGCGGCAGACCAATATCCGCGCGGAGCTGGAGGCGGCGCGGCGTGCGCTGGCCGGGACCGGGGTAGCGTTGCGGGTGGACTACGACGGCGGGCTGATCCTGCTCGCGGCGACCGAGCACGAGTTGGGGCTGGCGTTGCGCGAGGCGGTCACCAATGTGGCCCGGCACGCGAACGCCTCCACCTGTCACATCGGACTGGACGCGGACGAGGGGCGGGTGCGGCTGGTGATCGCGGACGACGGGATCGGCGGCAGCGCCCCGGAGGGCACCGGGCTGACCGGGCTCCGGGAGCGGATCACCGGGCTCGGCGGCGCGGTGCAGCGCACCGGCTCGCCCGGCACGACGCTGACCATCACGGTGCCGGTCGAGGTGGCCGGGTGA
- a CDS encoding ABC transporter permease, with the protein MNTMMGRVFGVELRDELRAIVREPTSLFFGVLMPVGFFVLFNLLYGHDATQGLSAGTAMVATFGTYGVITVASLQPGIGVAQDRDLGWLRMKRVSAVPIGISLAAKATAALLYGVGVLVLMGIGAEAFGTLHASPWALLRLAVVLLLGSIPFTLLSVAVGFQFRTGAAIALLNAVLFPLAVMSGLWIPIRFLPSVVREIAKFLPTYHLAQLGLAQLGDGSAMIHVLALVVTTAVAGAVAALSYRHARI; encoded by the coding sequence ATGAACACGATGATGGGACGGGTCTTCGGGGTCGAGCTGCGGGACGAACTGCGGGCGATCGTGCGGGAGCCGACCTCGCTGTTCTTCGGCGTCCTCATGCCGGTCGGGTTCTTCGTGCTGTTCAACCTGCTGTACGGGCACGACGCCACGCAGGGCCTCTCGGCCGGCACGGCGATGGTGGCCACGTTCGGCACCTACGGGGTGATCACGGTGGCCTCGTTGCAGCCGGGGATCGGGGTCGCGCAGGACCGGGACCTGGGCTGGCTGCGGATGAAGCGGGTGTCCGCGGTGCCGATCGGGATCAGCCTCGCCGCCAAGGCCACGGCCGCGCTCCTCTACGGGGTGGGCGTACTGGTGCTGATGGGGATCGGGGCCGAGGCCTTCGGCACGCTCCACGCCTCCCCCTGGGCGCTGCTCCGGTTGGCGGTGGTGCTGCTGCTGGGCAGCATCCCGTTCACGCTGCTGAGCGTGGCGGTCGGCTTCCAGTTCCGCACGGGTGCGGCGATCGCGCTGCTCAACGCGGTGCTGTTTCCGCTGGCCGTGATGTCCGGGCTGTGGATCCCGATCCGGTTCCTGCCCTCGGTCGTGCGGGAGATCGCGAAGTTCCTCCCCACCTACCACCTGGCGCAGCTGGGGCTCGCTCAACTGGGTGACGGCAGCGCCATGATCCACGTCCTGGCCCTGGTGGTCACCACGGCCGTGGCCGGCGCTGTGGCCGCCCTGTCCTACCGTCACGCCCGGATATGA
- a CDS encoding ABC transporter ATP-binding protein → METDQAVLAAEGLRYRYGETLALDGVDLRVDPGECVALLGPNGAGKSTLVMLAVGLLAPQHGTVRILGGDPRRAATRRRLGVAQQTLGFPNTLTVNELVTGAAVRGGLRAPAAGPVLAELGLTDLARRRVSKLSGGQRQRVQLAMALVTEPMLLVLDEPTVGLDTSARRHFWQILARRRAQGAAVLMTTHLIEESAAVADRVVVLDHGRILADATPEELVSRVPNRTVTVRSSLDLEELGRMPGVLSVGREHDLVKIQTRSPEDLLRVLLDRDPDLSELRVQDAGLEEAVVSLTNGAEAAA, encoded by the coding sequence ATGGAAACGGATCAGGCAGTGCTCGCAGCCGAGGGGCTGCGGTACCGGTACGGCGAGACGCTCGCGCTGGACGGCGTGGACCTGCGGGTCGACCCGGGAGAGTGCGTCGCCCTGCTCGGGCCCAACGGGGCCGGGAAGTCGACGCTGGTGATGCTCGCGGTCGGGCTGCTGGCGCCGCAGCACGGGACGGTACGGATCCTGGGCGGTGATCCGCGCCGCGCGGCGACCCGTCGGCGGTTGGGCGTGGCGCAGCAGACGCTCGGCTTTCCGAACACCCTGACCGTGAACGAGCTGGTGACCGGTGCGGCCGTCCGCGGCGGGCTGCGGGCGCCCGCGGCCGGTCCGGTGCTGGCGGAGCTCGGGCTGACCGATCTGGCGCGCAGGCGGGTGTCGAAGCTCTCCGGCGGCCAGCGGCAGCGGGTCCAGCTGGCGATGGCGCTGGTCACCGAGCCGATGCTGCTGGTGCTGGACGAGCCGACGGTCGGACTGGACACCTCGGCCCGGCGGCACTTCTGGCAGATCCTGGCGCGGCGCCGGGCCCAGGGAGCCGCGGTGCTGATGACCACCCACCTGATCGAGGAGTCGGCCGCGGTCGCGGACCGCGTGGTGGTGCTCGACCACGGCCGGATACTGGCGGACGCGACGCCGGAGGAGCTAGTGTCCCGAGTGCCGAACCGCACGGTGACCGTCAGGAGCAGCCTTGACCTGGAGGAACTGGGGCGGATGCCGGGTGTGTTGTCGGTCGGGCGGGAGCACGACCTGGTGAAGATCCAGACGCGCTCCCCGGAGGACCTGCTGCGGGTGCTGCTCGACCGGGATCCGGATCTCTCGGAGTTGCGGGTGCAGGACGCGGGCTTGGAGGAGGCCGTGGTTTCGCTGACCAACGGTGCGGAGGCGGCGGCATGA
- a CDS encoding acetaldehyde dehydrogenase (acetylating), translated as MSPTAGLRSARPEVAEPVTVAVIGTGAIGRDLVSKIDRSPALECRLVAGRNPESAGLRYAESLGYPTTAGGIEAVLAAPRPFDVVFDATSAASHRVHWPLLEPLGTLVIDLTPSKVGQMVAPTVTGVSPATGRNVNLISCGGQAAVPVVHALAARFPVSYFEVVSTVASTVAGRATRMNLDEYVATTGHAVTTFSGVTAVKAILNISPAVPPATFRTAVRARTVGADPVVVRAVVDQVAEQVRSFAPGYEVVSCTAVDDLVTITLRVTAHSDVLPPYAGNLDIINSAAVMVAEQYATRPDRMSRTGVAS; from the coding sequence TTGAGTCCCACGGCGGGTCTGCGGAGCGCCCGTCCCGAGGTCGCCGAACCGGTGACGGTCGCCGTCATCGGAACCGGGGCGATCGGCCGGGACCTGGTGAGCAAGATCGACCGGTCGCCGGCGCTGGAGTGCCGGCTGGTGGCCGGACGCAATCCGGAGTCGGCGGGCCTGCGGTACGCCGAGAGCCTCGGCTATCCCACCACCGCCGGCGGCATCGAGGCCGTGCTGGCGGCCCCGCGCCCGTTCGACGTCGTCTTCGACGCCACCAGCGCCGCGTCCCACCGGGTCCACTGGCCGCTGCTCGAACCGCTCGGGACGCTGGTGATCGACCTGACGCCCAGCAAGGTCGGGCAGATGGTGGCGCCCACCGTGACCGGGGTGTCGCCGGCCACCGGACGGAACGTCAATCTGATCAGCTGCGGCGGTCAGGCGGCGGTCCCGGTGGTGCACGCGCTGGCCGCCCGCTTCCCGGTGAGCTACTTCGAGGTCGTCTCGACCGTGGCCAGTACCGTCGCGGGCCGTGCGACCAGGATGAACCTGGACGAGTACGTGGCGACCACCGGCCACGCCGTGACGACGTTCTCCGGCGTGACCGCCGTCAAGGCGATCCTCAACATCAGTCCGGCGGTGCCGCCGGCGACCTTCCGGACGGCCGTCCGTGCCCGGACGGTCGGCGCCGACCCGGTGGTGGTGCGCGCGGTGGTCGACCAAGTGGCCGAGCAGGTGCGGTCGTTCGCCCCCGGGTACGAGGTCGTCTCCTGCACGGCGGTCGACGACCTGGTGACGATCACCCTCCGGGTCACGGCGCACAGCGACGTCCTGCCGCCGTACGCCGGGAACCTCGACATCATCAACTCCGCCGCGGTCATGGTCGCCGAGCAGTACGCGACCCGCCCGGACCGGATGTCCCGGACGGGAGTGGCCTCATGA
- the dmpG gene encoding 4-hydroxy-2-oxovalerate aldolase: MKQLVIHDPTLRDGQHAVRHQLGLTAIRRYAEAADAARIPVVEVGHGNGLGASSLQVGLAAASDDDMLSTVREALLHSRMGAFMLPGWGTSEDLRRAIGHGVDVFRIGVHATEASLAERHLGFLRDAGAEAHCVLMMSHMASAGELAEQAARAVGYGAQAVGIMDSAGHFLPADVTARIGAIVGAVDAVPVIFHGHNNLGMAVANSVAAADAGALIIDGCARGFGAGAGNTQLEVLVPVLERSGYATGIDLYGLLDAADLAERELMPAPPVTASMSIVSGLAGVFSGFKHRVVELSAAAGVDPRDVFFELGRRQTIAGQEDLIVDVVSELSSRKTGG; this comes from the coding sequence ATGAAGCAGCTGGTGATCCACGACCCGACCTTGCGGGACGGCCAGCACGCGGTCCGGCACCAGCTCGGGCTGACCGCGATCAGGCGCTACGCGGAGGCGGCGGACGCCGCGCGGATCCCGGTGGTGGAGGTCGGCCACGGCAACGGCCTGGGCGCCTCCTCGCTGCAGGTCGGGCTGGCCGCGGCGAGCGACGACGATATGCTGTCGACCGTCCGCGAGGCGCTGCTGCACAGCCGGATGGGCGCCTTCATGCTGCCCGGCTGGGGCACCTCCGAGGACCTCCGGCGGGCGATCGGCCACGGGGTCGACGTCTTCCGCATCGGCGTGCACGCCACCGAGGCGTCACTGGCCGAGCGCCACCTGGGCTTCCTCCGGGACGCCGGGGCCGAGGCCCACTGCGTACTGATGATGAGTCACATGGCCTCCGCCGGGGAACTGGCCGAGCAGGCCGCGCGGGCCGTCGGGTACGGGGCGCAGGCCGTGGGGATCATGGACTCGGCGGGTCACTTCCTCCCCGCGGACGTCACCGCGCGGATCGGAGCCATCGTCGGGGCGGTCGACGCCGTCCCGGTGATCTTCCACGGGCACAACAACCTCGGGATGGCCGTCGCCAACTCGGTGGCCGCGGCCGACGCCGGCGCCCTGATCATCGACGGCTGCGCCCGCGGCTTCGGCGCCGGGGCGGGCAACACCCAACTGGAGGTGCTGGTACCGGTACTGGAGCGGAGCGGGTACGCCACCGGGATCGACCTGTACGGGCTGCTGGACGCCGCGGACCTGGCCGAGCGTGAGCTGATGCCCGCGCCGCCGGTGACCGCCTCGATGAGCATCGTCAGCGGGCTGGCGGGAGTGTTCTCCGGATTCAAGCACCGGGTGGTCGAACTCTCCGCGGCCGCCGGGGTGGACCCGCGCGACGTCTTCTTCGAACTCGGGCGCCGGCAGACCATCGCCGGCCAGGAGGACCTGATCGTGGACGTGGTGTCGGAGCTGAGCAGCCGCAAGACCGGCGGCTGA